In one window of Rhodopseudomonas palustris HaA2 DNA:
- a CDS encoding cold-shock protein: MPNTGTVKFFNGERGYGFIKPDDGGRDVFVHITAVERAGLKDLTEGQRISFEVEPDKKGKGPKAVNLVIS; the protein is encoded by the coding sequence ATGCCTAATACGGGAACGGTGAAGTTCTTCAATGGAGAACGCGGCTACGGGTTCATCAAGCCTGATGACGGTGGCCGCGACGTATTTGTTCATATCACTGCGGTCGAGCGTGCCGGCTTGAAGGATCTGACCGAAGGTCAGCGCATTTCATTCGAGGTCGAACCGGACAAAAAGGGCAAAGGCCCCAAGGCGGTCAATCTGGTGATTTCGTAG